In Oryza sativa Japonica Group chromosome 11, ASM3414082v1, the following are encoded in one genomic region:
- the LOC112936128 gene encoding glutathione S-transferase T3-like isoform X2 — protein sequence MMYPPGGFLNYLQSNKISPFTQTHPFVNYHNASQLPENFHFVGAPMSYSTMSPTTPCSKAIPSPTGRCAAAQIGSQDKETIDIEDDDTIEPARSDARSEKRLNWSNEEDIRLASAWLHNSIDPINGNDKKSYQYWLDVTATYNSTTKSNRMRNRNQLKQRWERIKKPVSEFNGCYARITKIHQSGMSEDQKMDQAFQLYASEHNDKPFTMVHVWRILRHEKKWSTYLKKINKEKYKSITSNPTHVVNVEDAPKLRPIRHKKAKDERSGKRLASEAISVIDQKLDKFIEASSKAEKIGE from the exons ATG aTGTATCCACCAGGTGGTTTCCTAAATTATTTACAGAGTAATAAGATCTCTCCATTTACCCAGACACATCCATTTGTGAACTATCATAATGCAAGTCAGCTGCCAGAAAATTTCCACTTTGTTGGTGCACCAATGAGTTATTCTACAATGTCACCTACAACTCCATGTTCTAAAGCGATACCGTCACCAACTGGGAGGTGTGCTGCAGCACAAATAGGTTCACAAGATAAAGAAACAATTGATATTGAGGACGATGACACCATCGAGCCTGCTAGATCCGATGCTAGGTCCGAGAAGCGATTGAATTGGTCAAATGAAGAAGACATTAGATTG GCTAGTGCTTGGCTGCACAATTCAATTGACCCGATCAATGGAAATGATAAGAAGTCATATCAATATTGGTTAGATGTTACTGCTACATACAACAGTACCACTAAGAGTAACCGTATGAGAAATCGTAACCAGTTGAAGCAACGTTGGGAGCGCATTAAGAAACCAGTCTCCGAATTCAATGGTTGCTATGCAAGAATCACTAAAATACATCAAAGTGGTATGAGTGAAGACCAAAAGATGGACCAAGCATTCCAGCTATATGCCTCTGAACATAATGACAAGCCTTTCACAATGGTGCATGTATGGAGGATATTACGGCATGAGAAAAAGTGGTCTACATATTTGAAGAAAATTAACAAGGAAAAGTACAAGAGTATAACTTCTAACCCAACTCATGTTGTGAATGTCGAAGATGCTCCAAAACTGCGTCCTATTAGGCATAAGAAGGCCAAAGATGAACGCAGCGGAAAACGTCTGGCATCAGAGGCTATTTCTGTTATTGACCAGAAACTAGATAAATTCATTGAAGCAAGCAGCAAGGCTGAGAAGATAGGAGAG tga
- the LOC107278345 gene encoding LOW QUALITY PROTEIN: protein ANTAGONIST OF LIKE HETEROCHROMATIN PROTEIN 1 (The sequence of the model RefSeq protein was modified relative to this genomic sequence to represent the inferred CDS: substituted 1 base at 1 genomic stop codon), with translation MHLLFILHLTTIYCVNPFFLLQLNTINCVNPFDYPDIFMCVYIYPLAHTFSPSSAFHILSSLFTLPSSLILNTMSNQSDGDSPTHDDSLDEVSSIDPMDLYPLDEISNILGDLADHVVAELKSEVEALQDMRPTRQSGPRRYVDRPYEESKHGLLKDYFVQNPVYNDTTFRRRFRMKKHLFLRIVEALGQWDKYFTLRMDALNRPGLSPLKKCTSAICQLGNGSPADQLDEYLNIGDSTTVECLKMFVKGVIEVFGAEYLRRPMVQDVERLVQIGERRGFPGMLGSIDCMHWHWEKCPVAWKEMYTRGNQGVPTVILEAVASHDRWIWHAFFGVAGSNNDINVLNQSPLFVQQLRGEGPQVQYHVNGRQYNTGYYLADGIYPEWAVFVKSIRHPQSEKHKLFAKHQEGKWKDVECAFGILQSRFSILKRPARLYDQGDLENIMLACIILHNMVIEDEKDIEQLPLDLNETPSTLTVXEATISQGPNPEMEEVIQRNAIIRDRITHKQLQSDLIEHI, from the coding sequence ATGCATCTTCTTTTTATACTGCATCTGACCACTATCTATTGTGTGAACCCATTTTTTCTACTGCAACTGAACACCATTAATTGTGTGAACCCATTTGACTACCCTGACATatttatgtgtgtgtatatatatcctCTAGCTCACACATTCTCCCCCTCCTCTGCCTTCCACATTCTTTCTTCCCTCTTTACTCTTCCATCTTCTCTCATCCTTAACACCATGTCGAACCAATCTGATGGTGATTCCCCTACACATGATGATTCTCTTGATGAGGTGAGCAGCATAGATCCAATGGATCTGTACCCATTGGATGAGATCAGCAACATATTGGGTGATCTTGCTGATCATGTGGTAGCCGAATTGAAGTCCGAAGTTGAAGCTCTACAAGATATGAGACCTACTAGGCAGAGTGGTCCGAGGAGGTATGTTGATAGGCCTTATGAAGAATCTAAACATGGGCTATTGAAAGATTACTTTGTACAGAATCCAGTCTATAATGATACAACCTTCCGGAGAAGATTCAGGATGAAAAAGCACCTCTTCTTACGCATTGTTGAAGCCCTAGGCCAGTGGGATAAATATTTCACACTGAGAATGGATGCTCTTAACCGCCCAGGGTTATCTCCACTTAAGAAATGCACATCGGCTATTTGCCAATTGGGAAATGGTAGCCCTGCAGATCAGCTTGATGAGTATCTAAATATTGGAGATAGTACTACAGTGGAGTGCTTGAAGATGTTTGTGAAGGGTGTGATTGAGGTATTCGGTGCAGAGTATTTGCGACGCCCCATGGTGCAAGATGTTGAACGCTTAGTGCAGATTGGTGAGCGTCGTGGTTTCCCGGGCATGTTAGGGAGCATTGACTGCATGCACTGGCATTGGGAGAAATGCCCTGTTGCATGGAAGGAAATGTATACCCGTGGTAATCAAGGTGTTCCTACGGTCATTCTAGAAGCAGTAGCTTCACATGATCGTTGGATATGGCATGCCTTTTTTGGTGTTGCTGGATCCAACAATGATATTAACGTCCTTAATCAATCACCATTGTTCGTCCAGCAACTAAGAGGGGAAGGTCCTCAGGTGCAGTACCATGTCAATGGAAGGCAATACAACACAGGTTATTACCTTGCAGATGGCATATACCCAGAATGGGCTGTCTTTGTTAAGTCAATACGTCATCCACAATCTGAAAAGCACAAGTTGTTTGCAAAACATCAAGAAGGGAAATGGAAGGATGTTGAATGTGCTTTTGGTATTTTACAATCTCGCTTTAGTATTTTGAAACGACCTGCACGTCTATATGATCAAGGGGATCTTGAGAATATCATGCTAGCTTGTATTATCCTTCACAACATGGTAATCGAAGATGAGAAAGACATCGAGCAGCTTCCTCTTGATTTGAATGAGACACCAAGCACATTAACTGTATAAGAAGCTACAATCTCACAAGGACCTAACCCAGAGATGGAAGAAGTGATACAAAGAAATGCTATTATTCGTGATCGTATTACTCATAAGCAACTTCAATCAGACTTGATTGAGCATATCTAG
- the LOC4350190 gene encoding F-box/kelch-repeat protein At2g44130, which produces MRSPRSRALERDAGGVAVEHVELIPGMPDDVAVDCLARVPHGAHRAMRRVCRGWRSAAATPAFAMARAEAGANEDLVYLLQFANPAAAAAAAEEAKEDGDAPANSPAYGVAVYNVTTGEWRREKAAPPVPMFAQCAAVGTRLAVLGGWDPETFEPVADVHVLDASTGVWRSAPPMRSARSFFACAEAGGRIYVAGGHDKHKNALKTAEAYDAVADAWDPLPDMSEERDECDGMATVAGDRFLAVSGYRTARQGGFERDAEWFDPAARAWRRLDRVRAPPSAAHVVVRGRVWCIEGAAVMEWLGSRGGWREVGPSPPGLKAGTARAVCVGGGERVVVTGAIEDSDGGSGRHALWVFDVKTKNWTVVRPPPEFAGFAFSVAAVRI; this is translated from the coding sequence atgaggagcCCGAGGAGCCGTGCGCTAgagcgcgacgccggcggcgtcgccgtcgagcaCGTCGAGCTCATCCCGGGGATGCccgacgacgtcgccgtcgaCTGCCTGGCGCGCGTCCCGCACGGGGCTCACCGGGCGATGCGGCGCGTGTGCCGCGGGtggaggagcgcggcggcgacgcccgcgttcgccatggcgcgcgccgaGGCGGGCGCCAACGAGGATTTGGTTTACCTGCTCCAGTTCGCGAaccccgcggcggccgcggcggccgcggaggaggcgaaggaggacggcgacgcgccgGCGAACTCCCCGGCGTACGGGGTGGCGGTGTACAACGTGACGACGGGGGAGTggaggcgggagaaggcggcgccgccggtgcccATGTTCGCGCAGTGCGCCGCGGTGGGGACGCGCCTGGCGGTGCTCGGCGGGTGGGACCCCGAGACGTTCGAGCCCGTGGCGGACGTCCACGTGCTCGACGCCTCCACCGGCGTGTGGCGGAGCGCGCCGCCGATGCGGTCGGCGAGGTCCTTCTTCGCGTgcgcggaggccggcgggaGGATCTACGTGGCGGGCGGGCACGACAAGCACAAGAACGCGCTCAAGACGGCGGAGGCGTACGACGCCGTGGCGGACGCGTGGGACCCGCTCCCGGACATGTCGGAGGAGCGGGACGAGTGCGACGGGATGGCGACCGTCGCCGGCGACAGGTTCCTCGCCGTGAGCGGGTACCGCACGGCGAGGCAGGGCGGGTTCGAGCGCGACGCCGAGTGGTTCGacccggcggcgcgcgcgtggcgccgcctcgaccgcgtccgcgcccctccctccgccgcccacGTCGTGGTCCGCGGCCGCGTCTGGTGCATCGAGGGCGCCGCCGTGATGGAGTGGCTCGGCTCGCGCGGCGGGTGGCGCGAGGTCGGCCCCTCCCCCCCGGGCCTCAAGGCCGGCACCGCCCGCGCCGtctgcgtcggcggcggcgagcgcgtcgtcgtcaccggcgcCATCGAGGACTCCGACGGCGGGTCCGGCCGCCACGCCCTCTGGGTGTTCGACGTAAAGACCAAGAACTGGACCGTGGTTCGCCCACCTCCAGAGTTCGCCGGATTCGccttctccgtcgccgccgtccgcatctga
- the LOC112936128 gene encoding glutathione S-transferase T3-like isoform X1, with product MMYPPGGFLNYLQSNKISPFTQTHPFVNYHNASQLPENFHFVGAPMSYSTMSPTTPCSKAIPSPTGRCAAAQIGSQDKETIDIEDDDTIEPARSDARSEKRLNWSNEEDIRLASAWLHNSIDPINGNDKKSYQYWLDVTATYNSTTKSNRMRNRNQLKQRWERIKKPVSEFNGCYARITKIHQSGMSEDQKMDQAFQLYASEHNDKPFTMVHVWRILRHEKKWSTYLKKINKEKYKSITSNPTHVVNVEDAPKLRPIRHKKAKDERSGKRLASEAISVIDQKLDKFIEASSKAEKIGEVQQSLANKKLEVANLNHKAAQEQTKSKMIDLYKDLLLAPTSDLRESSIL from the exons ATG aTGTATCCACCAGGTGGTTTCCTAAATTATTTACAGAGTAATAAGATCTCTCCATTTACCCAGACACATCCATTTGTGAACTATCATAATGCAAGTCAGCTGCCAGAAAATTTCCACTTTGTTGGTGCACCAATGAGTTATTCTACAATGTCACCTACAACTCCATGTTCTAAAGCGATACCGTCACCAACTGGGAGGTGTGCTGCAGCACAAATAGGTTCACAAGATAAAGAAACAATTGATATTGAGGACGATGACACCATCGAGCCTGCTAGATCCGATGCTAGGTCCGAGAAGCGATTGAATTGGTCAAATGAAGAAGACATTAGATTG GCTAGTGCTTGGCTGCACAATTCAATTGACCCGATCAATGGAAATGATAAGAAGTCATATCAATATTGGTTAGATGTTACTGCTACATACAACAGTACCACTAAGAGTAACCGTATGAGAAATCGTAACCAGTTGAAGCAACGTTGGGAGCGCATTAAGAAACCAGTCTCCGAATTCAATGGTTGCTATGCAAGAATCACTAAAATACATCAAAGTGGTATGAGTGAAGACCAAAAGATGGACCAAGCATTCCAGCTATATGCCTCTGAACATAATGACAAGCCTTTCACAATGGTGCATGTATGGAGGATATTACGGCATGAGAAAAAGTGGTCTACATATTTGAAGAAAATTAACAAGGAAAAGTACAAGAGTATAACTTCTAACCCAACTCATGTTGTGAATGTCGAAGATGCTCCAAAACTGCGTCCTATTAGGCATAAGAAGGCCAAAGATGAACGCAGCGGAAAACGTCTGGCATCAGAGGCTATTTCTGTTATTGACCAGAAACTAGATAAATTCATTGAAGCAAGCAGCAAGGCTGAGAAGATAGGAGAGGTACAACAAAGTTTGGCAAATAAGAAGCTAGAAGTAGCCAACCTTAATCATAAAGCAGCTCAGGAACAAACAAAGAGTAAAATGATTGACCTTTACAAAGACTTACTGCTAGCTCCCACAAGTGATCTTAGAGAAAGTTCAATactatag